The following is a genomic window from Chryseobacterium ginsenosidimutans.
ATGGTGTACAGGAAGAAACTCCATTTAAGCTTGCCAAGCGCATTCCTTCGTTGGAATACTTTATGATATTGCGCGAATATTCCGTAAACATGTATCCATATTTATACTGGGCAGATATTGAAACAAATTTTGTTTTGCCTAAATATATCGAAGAGCATCCTGTAATACAACGTCTGCGAGCACTTACATCAAGAATCGAAGCATGGCAGAATGATTTTTACTCCTTACGGAAAGAGCTAGGCCTTGACACAGAATTAATGAACCTGATCCTTGTTTTACAAAAAGGTCAAAATATATCTTTAGAAGAGGCTGTCATGGAGGCAAAACGGATTCATGATGAAGATGTCGCCGAATTCGTAGCGCTCCATGAAAATCTACCGAATTTTGGCAATCATCAGCAACAGGTATATGACTATGTTACAAGTCTTGGCACAATATTACAAGGACTTAATACTCATTACATAAAAGATACGGAACGCTATCTTGATGGTGGTGAGGGCTTTGCGTGGCCAGAGGGAGAACAAGTTAATAAGTATAAAACTCAGGATTTCAAACCAGGGTAACATTTAACAAATGGCACTATACATCTGTAACGAAGCACTATAAACCCAAGCGCTTCGCATGGCCAGATATAGAACCATAAAAAGAATCAATTTAGCATAATTTAATAGTAAGAATAGTAGATTTATATATATGAAAAAAATAAGCATTATTTTAACTTGCTTAATGTTAAGCAGTTCAGCATTAAAAGCACAGACACAATTCACGGGACTTTCAGGTATGGGCTCGAGATTATACGACATTAACAGCAATGGTAATGCCGTTCACTCTGGCGGATATTATAGCTACAACACCAATACAAGCTCGCCTTTAGAGCCTGTAGCAAGTGCAACCAACCGTCTTAATAATACCGGAAATGTAGCTGGAAGCATGCCTTTTGTAGCAGCTGACGGCTCAAACCTGGATCAGGCTGCCTACCGAAAAAATGGAAACTGGAATGCCATTGGTTATTTTCCGGGCGATGTACCCGGAAACAGCTGGTTTGGAGATGCAAAAGGAATCTCTGAAAGCAGTACATATGTTACCGGACAAATGAGTTCATCCAACGCAGTAAGCAGTTATCCCTTTTTATATAATACAGAAACGGGTGCACTTACAAAGCTTACCGGAGATTTAATGTATACAAACGGCCG
Proteins encoded in this region:
- a CDS encoding terpene synthase family protein codes for the protein MKVEDFNPQDYLPQGYYPWPDLINPNIAQMEIDMKNWIDHDYAYLPEKARSKYKKMGFHLCTARMVPKASYEQTIPCNRFVLNFVVMDDQMEFATIEEKKRDCDRAIEILKGSTPSANENGIFQHLALIRDEYKAFMPSEWLERFTVNLSRCFKYGVQEETPFKLAKRIPSLEYFMILREYSVNMYPYLYWADIETNFVLPKYIEEHPVIQRLRALTSRIEAWQNDFYSLRKELGLDTELMNLILVLQKGQNISLEEAVMEAKRIHDEDVAEFVALHENLPNFGNHQQQVYDYVTSLGTILQGLNTHYIKDTERYLDGGEGFAWPEGEQVNKYKTQDFKPG